A genomic window from Sceloporus undulatus isolate JIND9_A2432 ecotype Alabama chromosome 9, SceUnd_v1.1, whole genome shotgun sequence includes:
- the S100A6 gene encoding protein S100-A6, with the protein MAKPLDQCLVTLVGIFHQYACKEGDKQTLSKKELKELIQNELTIGPHLKDAEIQGLMEDLDRNKDQEVNFKEYASFLGAMAMVYNEVLKSQ; encoded by the exons ATGGCCAAGCCGCTCGACCAATGTCTTGTCACGCTGGTTGGGATTTTCCATCAATATGCCTGCAAGGAAGGGGATAAGCAAACGCTGTCTAAGAAAGAGTTGAAGGAACTGATCCAGAATGAGCTGACTATTGGACCA cACCTGAAGGATGCAGAGATTCAAGGACTGATGGAGGATCTGGACCGCAACAAAGACCAGGAGGTGAACTTCAAAGAGTACGCCAGTTTCTTGGGTGCCATGGCAATGGTTTACAATGAGGTGCTGAAATCCCAGTGA